The proteins below come from a single Beutenbergia cavernae DSM 12333 genomic window:
- a CDS encoding PP2C family protein-serine/threonine phosphatase, whose amino-acid sequence MATAWGAATDTGGVRTVNEDAVLALPPVFLVADGMGGHEKGEMASAAVVEAFTDLAHDLLRRGAAEPARPDDVRRAVEHARELIRESVDRLDPAHARKVVAGTTVSGAILTEQAGTPYWLVFNIGDSRVYRLAGDDFEQVSVDHSVVQELVDAGAIDRSEADHHPQRNVITRAIGTGAAGEADFWMLPCGEHDRLMMCSDGLTGELRVPEIAAVLRAVPRPERAAADLLSRAVRGGAGDNVTVLVVDSGGAAWHAATSTAPRSDGADENEDTIPREPQKEVTVS is encoded by the coding sequence ATGGCGACGGCCTGGGGTGCCGCCACCGACACGGGGGGCGTGCGCACCGTCAACGAGGACGCCGTCCTCGCCCTACCCCCGGTGTTCCTGGTCGCGGACGGGATGGGCGGGCACGAGAAGGGTGAGATGGCGTCGGCGGCGGTCGTCGAGGCGTTCACCGACCTCGCGCACGACCTCCTGCGGCGCGGCGCCGCCGAGCCCGCGCGACCCGACGACGTCCGGCGCGCCGTCGAGCACGCGCGCGAGCTCATCCGCGAGAGCGTGGACCGGCTCGACCCCGCCCATGCGCGGAAGGTCGTGGCGGGGACCACCGTGTCCGGGGCGATCCTCACGGAGCAGGCGGGGACGCCGTACTGGCTCGTCTTCAACATCGGCGACTCGCGCGTGTACCGGCTCGCGGGTGACGACTTCGAACAGGTCAGCGTGGACCACTCGGTCGTCCAGGAGCTCGTCGACGCGGGAGCGATCGACCGGTCCGAGGCGGACCACCACCCGCAGCGGAACGTCATCACGCGCGCCATCGGCACCGGCGCGGCGGGGGAGGCGGACTTCTGGATGCTCCCGTGCGGCGAGCACGACCGGCTGATGATGTGCTCCGACGGCCTGACGGGTGAGCTACGCGTCCCGGAGATCGCCGCGGTGCTGCGCGCCGTGCCGCGTCCGGAGCGGGCGGCCGCGGACCTGCTGTCCCGGGCCGTGCGGGGTGGAGCGGGGGACAACGTCACGGTGCTCGTCGTGGACTCCGGCGGCGCGGCGTGGCACGCTGCCACGTCCACCGCCCCGCGGTCCGACGGCGCGGACGAGAACGAGGACACGATCCCCCGGGAGCCCCAGAAAGAGGTGACTGTGTCATGA
- a CDS encoding FHA domain-containing protein produces MRPRTYVPGTWTAMVAPQAVVVLDPSVAPLTVLRVWDEVEAGSDVTSWVELLAGGGLAALPAFALVQVTPDGVRALLRGDLVVEIDGHSLDARDVATWREQLAPEGREIVVRTPEAADGVGDLPLEAGVVRAAQVQYTVTVRPTRTVAAPLLVPAELDADGASAVEPESDDASVDATDGATTALGAAGAVTETLPPVTAVPFPAVPAPEEPVAGPEAEAESVDAVEAVADGEPEPERDAEGESELEAEAEAEVEPEPEPEVEPEPEAEPEPEPEPEPENEPEPESEPEPENESEPEPAFESELDVELDSESETELEAVPEPEPEPEPVELEPETEPEPADPEVSEDTFASYDPDDVDEGAESTIMVGSLPKAAAPGAMIDSVPAAPAPVPGAPPLPTPPPKPSDAPAAAAGGDHDGQTLLAEELPERQGGGVGPAPEPESAAPPAYVLSFAHGARVDLDRPVLVGRAPESPRFDGPTPPRLVPVPSPEQDISRTHAEIRVEGGYVIVTDLRSTNGTVVTRPGQPAQRLHPGEGVPIPVGTEVDLGDGAIITLERGAGGPAHDGR; encoded by the coding sequence ATGAGGCCACGAACGTACGTGCCCGGCACGTGGACGGCGATGGTGGCACCGCAGGCGGTGGTGGTGCTCGACCCGAGCGTTGCCCCGCTGACGGTGCTGCGCGTCTGGGACGAGGTGGAGGCGGGCTCGGACGTCACGTCGTGGGTCGAGCTGCTCGCCGGAGGTGGGCTCGCCGCCCTGCCCGCGTTCGCGCTCGTCCAGGTCACCCCGGACGGGGTGCGGGCGCTCCTGCGCGGGGACCTCGTGGTGGAGATCGACGGTCACTCGCTGGACGCGCGCGACGTCGCGACGTGGCGGGAGCAGCTGGCGCCGGAGGGCCGGGAGATCGTGGTGCGGACGCCGGAGGCGGCCGACGGCGTGGGTGACCTGCCCCTCGAGGCCGGCGTGGTTCGCGCGGCCCAGGTGCAGTACACGGTCACCGTGCGACCGACGCGCACCGTCGCCGCGCCTCTGCTCGTGCCTGCCGAGCTCGACGCCGACGGCGCAAGCGCAGTGGAGCCGGAGAGCGACGACGCGTCGGTGGACGCGACCGACGGGGCGACGACGGCGCTCGGTGCGGCGGGCGCGGTGACGGAGACGCTTCCCCCGGTCACTGCCGTGCCGTTCCCGGCCGTCCCCGCACCCGAGGAGCCCGTCGCCGGGCCGGAGGCCGAGGCGGAATCCGTCGACGCCGTCGAGGCGGTGGCCGACGGCGAGCCGGAGCCCGAGCGCGACGCGGAGGGCGAGAGCGAGCTCGAGGCCGAGGCGGAGGCAGAGGTCGAGCCGGAACCCGAGCCCGAGGTCGAGCCGGAGCCCGAGGCCGAACCGGAGCCGGAGCCGGAGCCGGAGCCCGAGAACGAACCGGAGCCGGAGTCGGAGCCGGAGCCCGAGAACGAGTCGGAACCCGAGCCCGCGTTCGAGTCGGAACTCGACGTCGAGCTCGACTCGGAGTCCGAGACCGAGCTCGAGGCCGTGCCGGAGCCGGAGCCGGAGCCGGAGCCTGTCGAGCTGGAGCCCGAGACCGAGCCGGAGCCCGCGGACCCGGAGGTCAGCGAGGACACGTTCGCCAGCTACGACCCGGACGACGTCGATGAGGGGGCCGAGTCGACGATCATGGTCGGCTCTCTCCCGAAGGCCGCGGCGCCCGGCGCGATGATCGACTCCGTGCCCGCGGCTCCCGCGCCGGTGCCCGGTGCGCCGCCGCTCCCGACGCCGCCGCCCAAGCCGTCCGACGCGCCCGCCGCGGCCGCCGGCGGCGATCACGACGGCCAGACCCTGCTCGCCGAGGAGCTCCCGGAACGTCAGGGCGGCGGCGTCGGTCCCGCTCCGGAGCCGGAGAGCGCGGCACCGCCGGCATACGTCCTGTCGTTCGCCCACGGCGCGCGGGTCGACCTGGACCGGCCGGTCCTCGTCGGTCGCGCGCCGGAGTCCCCGCGCTTCGACGGACCGACCCCGCCGCGGCTCGTCCCGGTGCCGAGCCCGGAGCAGGACATCTCGCGCACGCACGCCGAGATCCGGGTCGAGGGCGGCTACGTCATCGTCACCGACCTGCGGTCGACGAACGGCACCGTGGTGACGCGTCCGGGTCAGCCCGCCCAGCGACTGCACCCCGGTGAGGGTGTGCCGATCCCGGTGGGCACGGAGGTCGACCTGGGCGACGGCGCGATCATCACCCTCGAGCGGGGTGCCGGCGGTCCGGCCCACGACGGGCGATGA